The Nostoc sp. PCC 7524 nucleotide sequence GGTGGTTGATAAACCGCGAAGCGCATTTCACCGTTACAACTAGAAGAAGCATGAGCATAAAAGCCGAGTTTGCCCTCAAAGCTTTTATATTCCGAGATAAGTTTGATGTTAGCCATAAATCATTATATTCAGGACTGACGCAACTACAGCGATGGCTACGCCTGCCGCAGGCATCGCTATTTAAAAGTATAGTCACCTATAACTTTTAATAGAGTTAATAGGGTTAGAAGAATTAAATATAGGAGAAAAGGCAGAAGCATCAGCGACATTACTTATATAGATAACCCCTAAACCTGAACTATTTAAAAAGAAGACCTTGCTTGCATTGCTAATACTAATTCTGCCAATTGACAGACGGAAGTCTTAATCAAAGCCTCTACCTTGAAAAAAGTGTTGGTTAATTGCCCAACGCCTACAAAGTATAGAGTAAAACAAGAAGATGTCCAAGAAAAAAGCGGAAGAAAAATACACTGACCCAGAATTACGCGAAGAAATTAAAGAAGAAATAAAAGAATCAGATAAAGGTGGTAAACCTGGTCAATGGTCTGCGCGTAAAAGCCAAATGTTAGTCAGGGAATATGAAAAACAAGGTGGTGGCTATAAACAATCCCAAAAAGATGAAGCAGCTAAATCTTTAGAGAAATGGTCTGAACAAGATTGGCAAACCGAAGAAGGAGAAACACGCGCCCGTGATGGTGAAGTAACTAAACGTTATTTGCCAAAAGAAGTTTGGGAAAGATTGAGTGATCAAGAAAAAAAAGAAGCTGAACAAACAAAAGAAAAAGCCGCAAAAGAAGGTAAACAACACGTTGAATGGCCGGATGCTGTGAAGCGGGTAATGCGTGAAGTTGAGCAGAAATCTGATCAATAATTTGTTTGTAGTAAGGGCTTTAGTTCTTATTTAAAAACACTAAAGTGCTTACTACAAATCCATCTAAAACGTCACCACACTGCGAATTGATTCGCCTCTGTGCATTAAATCTAAAGCATCATTAATCTTTTCAATGGGCATAACGTGAGTAATTAAATCATCAATATTGATTTTTCCATCCATATACCAATCAACAATTTTCGGGACATCTGTCCGCCCTCTCGCACCACCAAATGCTGAACCTTTCCATACACGCCCAGTTACCAGCTGAAAGGGACGAGTGCTAATTTCCTCACCTGCACCAGCAACACCAATAACTACACTTACACCCCAACCTTTGTGACAGCATTCTAATGCTTGACGCATAACTTTGACGTTGCCAATACATTCAAAACTGTAATCAGCACCACCTTTAGTTAAATCAACCAAGTAAGCAACTAAATCACCCTCTACTTCCTGGGGGTTAACAAAGTGTGTCATCCCAAATTTTTCCGCTAATGCTCGCTTGCTAGGGTTAATATCCACCCCGACAATCATATTAGCCCCTACCATCCGCGCCCCTTGAATGACATTTAAGCCAATACCCCCCAGTCCGAAAACTACTACATTCGCTCCTGGTTCTACCTTGGCTGTATTAATAACTGCACCAACACCTGTGGTTACGCCACAACCGATGTAACAAACTTTATCAAAGGGGGCATCTTCTCGAATTTTCGCCACAGCAATTTCTGGTAGCACTGTGTAATTAGAAAAAGTCGATGTACCCATATAGTGATGAATCATCTGCCCGTCGATAGTAAAACGGCTAGTGCCATCGGGCATCACACCACGTCCTTGAGTAGCGCGAATAGCTTGGCAAAGATTAGTTTTGAAACTCAAACAATATGCACATTGCCGACATTCGGGAGTGTACAGGGGTATTACATGATCCCCTGGCTTGACGCTAGTGACACCAGCACCCACCTCTACCACCACACCCGCGCCTTCATGTCCTAAAATGGCTGGAAATAAACCTTCAGGATCAGCACCAGAAAGGGTAAAGGCATCAGTATGACAAACCCCACTAGCTTTGATTTCTACTAAAACTTCTCCAGTTTTTGGCCCCTCAAGTTGAACAGTTTCAATCGTTAATGGCTTACCCGCACTGTAAGCTACTGCTGCTTTAACTTCCACGAGTTAGCCCTCCTTGAACAATTCAAAAGTCAAAATTCAAAAACAGAGGTAAGTAAGTTAGGGTAAATGACTTACGGTTTGTAATGATTTTATATCGTAGGGTGGTTGCCAATACATTAAATAGGCTGTGCGCCAATTAACAATGAAATTGCATTTTTTTGAGAGATTGGTACATTAGTTACAGGCGGCAGACTAGGAACATGATACTTCTCCGCAGCCTGAACCTATATTTTTGTCAACCCCTCAGTTATCTACACTTTTGTAAAGCTTATGAACCCTGCCCTAACTAAAATTGGCGCTCAAATGTCCAACCTAACTGGTGTACGAGCGATTATGAAGGACATTATCGAAACGTTAAAAGCCAGTGCGGGGCAGGAATTAATTAATCTAAGTGCGGGCAACCCGTTGATTTTACCGGAGGTAGAGCAGTTATGGCGGGATTATACGGCAGAACTTTTAGCTAGTTCAGAGTATGGAGAGGTAGTTTGCCGTTATGGTTCTAGTCAGGGTTATGCACCTTTAATTGAGGCGATCGCTAAGGATTTTAATCAACGCTACGGTTTAAACTTAACTGAGCGCAATATCTTAATCACCCCTGGTAGTCAAAGTCTTTACTTCTATGCTGCCAATGCTTTCGGTGGGTATACCAGCAATGGGGAACTCAAGCAAATAGTATTGCCCCTGAGTCCCGATTATACAGGCTATGGGGGTGTGTGCTTGTTTCCAGAGGCTTTACTGGCTTACAAGCCAACTTTAGATATTGACGCATCCAACCATAAATTCAAATATCGCCCCGATTTTAGCCAACTATCAGTCACAGACAACACAGGCTGCATTATCTTCTCCCGTCCCTGCAACCCAACAGGCAACGTCATGACTGAAGATGAAGTGAAGAAAATTGCTGCCTTGGCTGCTAGCTACGATGTACCAGTGTTAATTGATTCCGCTTATGCTCCTCCATTCCCGGCGTTAAACTTCACAGATATGCAGCCAGTATTTGGCAATAACATCATCCACTGCATGAGCTTATCCAAAGCTGGGCTACCAGGAGAACGCATCGGTATTGCCATTGGGGATGAACAATGGATACAAGTTTTAGAATGTTTCCAGACGAATTTGTGCATTCATCCCTCACGCTATGGACAGGCGATCGCATCTCGTGCTATCAACTCTGGTAGTTTGGCACAAATTGCCGAAACCGTGATTCGTCCCTTTTACCAGGAGAAGTTTACTGTTTTAGAAGATACCTTAAATGCTGCCATGCCCAAGGATTTACCTTGGTTCCTCCATCGTGGTGAAGGGGCTATCTTCGCTTGGTTGTGGTTAAAGGATCTACCCATCACTGATTGGGAATTCTATCAAGAACTGAAAAAAGTCGGTGTAATTGTAGTTCCTGGTAGTACATTCTTCCCAGGTTTGAAAGAAGAATGGCAACACAAGCATCAATGTTTACGCATTAGCCTCACAGGTAGCAATGAGGAAATTACTCTGGGAATGCAACGTTTAGCTAAAGCCGCAGAGCAAGTTTATCAAAGTGCAGTGATGAGTGCTTGAGAAAATAGAAATCAGGGGAGGAAGGGAGACAAGAGAGACAAGAGGCATACCCAATGCTCTAATCCCCAATCCCCAGTCCCCAATTCCCAGTAATAACCAATGAATAGCGAAGAATTAAAAGAAGGTAAGGGGAGTAGAAAAGCAAGGGGAAAGGCAAAAACTAAAAAACCCCAATCCCCAATCCCCAATCCCCAATCCCCAATCCCCAACCTTGATGATTGGATTGAAATAGGTAAAATCGTGGCTCCACAAGGTTTGTCTGGAGAGTTAAGAGTTTACCCTAACACTGACTTTCCCGAACGTTTTGAAGAACCGGGACAACGTTGGCTGTTGTATCCAGGAAAGACGGAACCGCAACCGATTGAGTTGTTAACAGGACGTTACATAGAAGGCAAAAACCTATATGTGATTACATTGGCTGGTGTAGATAATCGCAACCAAGCCGAAGAATTACGCGACTGTAGATTATTTGTACCAGTCAGCGATCGCCCCCAATTAGGTGAAGATGAATATCATGTCATCGATTTAATAGGTTTGGAAGTTTTTCTGCAAACATCGGGTGAACTGGTGGGTACTGTGGTAGATGTGATGGCCGCAGGTCATGATTTATTAGAGGTTAAGTTACCAGAATTGCCTGCTAGTAAGCAAAAACAAAAGACAGTTTTAATTCCCTTTGTTAAAGAGATTGTCCCTGTAGTAGATTTACCAGCCCATCGCATTGAAATTAATCCACCTGCTGGGTTACTGGAATTAGCGACTGGCAGTTAGGGACTTTTCCAGGGTTCTACTCCCCAGTCCCCAGTCTCTTCTGCCATTCAGCATCAATTTGTGCAGAACGCTCAACTTCCTGTTCTAGTAAGTCAGTTTCAGTTGTGTACACCAAATCTTCATTACTAATAACTGTTTCTGCACCAAACTGATGGGCGTAATCAATTTTTTGTTGTAACGCTGAATTGGGACTTGCTAATAATCTTGCCCTAGAAAGGCGATCGCTGTTACGGGCAGAAATTTTACTATTACGCCATTGAATCCAAAAATAACGCACCAAAGGTATAGCTAAAAAGCCCATACCATAAGCCAACAGCAACCAATAAATGCCTTGGACAAAAGCTACTAATCCACCTAATTCAGCCGCAACTGTACCATCTGCTAATAAACTACCAAGTACCAAAGCACCAACAAGATTAGCTACACCTAACCCAGCACTCAGCATAATTTGTCCAGAACTAGCTGCACTAAAACGCCAAGGTACTTCTTCTAAATATACTGGCACTGACTCATGACGTTTGCTGCTGGCTCTCACCTGCAACTCTGGGAAATAATACACAATTTGTCCTTCAGGACTAACCTTTGGTTGCCCATTAAATTTTAAGAGTACGGGCAGCATATAATCTTCGTATTCTTGTTGATATGCTGCACCGATATCATCTAGATAAGGAGATATTTGTTCAGCTACTACTGCACCACGGTTAGCACGAATTACGGCAGCAACTTCCTGCCAACGACGTTCTTCTAAATTGGCGTTAGGATTCCCATCACCAAACAAAAATGAAAATACAGCCTCCAAGAAATTCATCTGGCTGTCTTCTTGTCTACCGCGCCGCCGTTGTTGAGGGTAATTTTGATAGTTTGGGTTGAAATACCAAAATAAATCGGGAAAATAAATAAAGCCCCAACCACCACTACCATGACTGCGGCGATCGTCATTGTCACTACTAGAATTCATCGCCGTAATAATGACAATGATCGTAATAGTAATCAGAATAATAGAAGCAATTAACAAGATGCCAAAGGAAACGCGAATCAGGTAGAATAGAACGCCCCATATCTTCTGCCACCATTCTTGCAATTGCAACTGTAAGTATTTATTACGTAAAATATCCCTAAAATTGCGGGGAAACAGGTAAACCACATCTCCCGTTTCTGCCACCTGTAAATGTCCACCAGCATCGGTGGCTAGAGCTAATAAGCTTTGGTTAGCCTCAGCTATATTCAATCCAGCCTGAGTTGCCACATCACCAACAGTGACTCGGTAGCCCAGTTTCTCCACCGCTTGCATGATCATTGGATTGGGAGCCATCGCTTTCCCCCCTATTGAAACTTATTCGCCTTTCTTTCAGTTTGACATTACCGAATAAATTCGGCTATTCGCTTATATCACCCTAATCGAATTCGGGGGTTTTGCAACTCATATCAGTATTTTCACCCCTTTTTTATGTTATTATGATTTTTTTATGCTTTATTAACTAGGACAATTTCTGTCCTAAATATGTATGGTTCAGTACACTCTCGCTCAAAGTCCAGAAATCATCCTCACTGTTTCTGGCAAGGATTCAGCTAAAGCCCGTGACAAAGCAATGGATCAGTTGATGGAACTGATGAATGCTGGCAAACTACCTACGGAATTGGAAGAAGGATTTGGGCCTCAACAATTAATTGAAGTCAAGGAAACCGCAACGGATTCCACCAGTAGTGAAGATGCTGTTACACAAGCTGTACAAGTTCTGAGCAACCTAGCCACACTGAAACTAAAGGTACAAGAATCACGAGCCGAAGCTTTAGAAATTCGTCAGGCTGTTGATGTACTGTTTTCAGATGAATCAGTATCAGAAGAAGAAATTACTCGTCTCAAAGAAGGTTTTAAAGTTCTCAAAAATTTTGCTCAAGCTAACCTGCGTTACCAAGAAGCACGCACTAAGGCAGAACAAGCTCGACAAGTGCTAGATCAGGCTTTGAAATCACCTGATAAGTAGCTTATATCTGTTTACATCTAAGAAAAATAATCATTTGGGTGTTGCTTAATAGCAACATCAGTTTATTTCTTAACAGACGAAGTTTACTATAAGAACACAATAAAGTCTAAATTGGTGTCGTTGATTATAGATCCGACATCAATATCGAGTAACTGAATGTATGATCAACAAGCTGAGATTTTTGACTTCAACTGGGGCGCTAGGATTCGAACCTAGGGATGGCGGGACCAAAACCCGCTGCCTTACCGCTTGGCTACGCCCCAAAGTTTCAACTTTAATAATATAGCAGTGTGTACCGGGGTAATGTCAAGTATTTTGTCCCAGGAAATTCCAAAATTTTTTTTCTCTTGGTTTGTGTGATTTTTCATCGACAGGAGTTAGGGGCTGCCAGTGAAGACTGTCAATAGGCAATAGCCCAAAATAGCTTGATTTTTGACCTTTCTATCTTTCAGGAAGTTATGTTATTACAATAGTATTACTCCTAGAAGGAGGCTCATCATTCTATGCAAGTACAAAAAGTTCGTAAAGTGGGTAACTCTTTGGGTATTACCCTTCCTAAAGAAACTCTTCAAAAGCTTAGAGTAAAGGAAGGAGATAGCTTGTTTATTACAGAGACCCCTGGTGGTGTTTATATAACTGCTCATGATCCAGAATTTGAAAAAGCAATGGAAGCTTATCGAAAAGTAAGCACGAAATACAGGAACGCATTACGTGAGTTGGCAAAGTAATATTTTTTGGTTGAATGAAAAAATCATACTGGCTATTCATGATGACCAGTTAGCTGTACATGGTGGAAGATCCGGTATAAGGGACTACAATCTACTTCTAGCCAGTTTAGATAGACCGAAAAATCTTTTGGCTTACGGAGAGCCAACTCCTAATATTTTTGATTTAGCTGCTGCTTATGCTTTTGGATTCACAAATAACCATGCGTTCATAGATGGTAATAAACGAGTGGGTTTTGTTGCAGCAGCTACTTTTCTGGAATTAAATGGCTACTCCTTTGATGTTCCTGAAGTAGAAGTTGTTTTTACCTTTGAAAGACTAGCCGATAAAAAAGAAACACAAGAATCTATAGGGATTTGGTTTAAAAATAATTCTATTGAAAATAGCACTGAGTAATTAAAGAAGCCCGATCGCTCTACTCATTCCACTATTGGGTTAAAGGCCGCTAAAGCTTCAGGAATAGCGATCGCTAGTTAAATTAAAAAAATTTGATTCGCTCAACATCATTTTTGGGCAAGTTAGTAAATAAACAAGGGATTGTTTGCAATCTTTATTTACAATGTATCTCTTTTTATAGGTATCTCAGTGGACACCTAAACACGTTTTTCACTGCTAAAGTGCAAGCCCCGTTAATTCAGCAAGCAAAAGACACACGCCAAACAAAGCGCGATCACGCGGGTTGACAAACCCCTGAGTAAATAAGATATTAATTTGGTCAGGGATGAGAATTTCTGCCCTGCCGCAACGATTTATTTTCATAGGGTCTAGCCTACATTGTCTTCTGGCACAAAATTGAATAGTCAAAACTATAAATAAAACATTAGGAAATGCCCTTATTTCTTAAAAGCTATTACTTCACTTTGTAAGAGAGTTGTATCATGCAATTGAAAAAACTTTTACGATTGGCTATTAATAGCAATAATATTAAGCAGCCACATCTTATACTTGGCAGTTTGATGCTGATTGGTTTGGTATTACGTCTACCAAGTCTCAGCTTAGGTGCTTGGCGGGATGAAGGGTCAACTTATTTCAATGCACTTCCAATAGATTTGCGCGAAGTAATTAATACTGTTATTTATAGCGAACTCAATCCCCCTGGTTTTTACCTAATTATGCACCAATGGATACAGTGGTTTGGTGCAGACGATGTCAGTTTTAAACTGCCTGCATTCATTTTTGGCATATTGCTAATTCCTGCCACTTATACACTAGGTTCTCTATTAAGTTCACGTACAATTGGACTCATTGCTGCTGCTGTAACTACTTTTGCACCAGAAGCTATCTATTACTCTCAAGAGGCTCGACCCTATACTCTAGCAGCTTTGCTATGCTGTTTAGTAGTATTTTTATACTGCAAAGCCATCTATAGTAAAAAAGCAAAATCGTATTTATTAGGTTTTGTAATTTGTGCAACTACATTACTTTATGTACAGTATACAGGTTTAATTTTGCTTGCTAGTCTTGCCATCATTACTCTTTATCTGAAATGGCGCGGTGTAGCAAATATTCGTCTAACGCGATTTGTTATGGCTTATATAATAATCTTTTTGCTATTCACACCTTGGTTGCAAGTTTTTTTAACACATTTGCATACTGGTCTTCCTTGGTATACTAAAAAACCTTGGTTAATGCGACCTAAAATATTATATG carries:
- a CDS encoding S-(hydroxymethyl)glutathione dehydrogenase/class III alcohol dehydrogenase, encoding MEVKAAVAYSAGKPLTIETVQLEGPKTGEVLVEIKASGVCHTDAFTLSGADPEGLFPAILGHEGAGVVVEVGAGVTSVKPGDHVIPLYTPECRQCAYCLSFKTNLCQAIRATQGRGVMPDGTSRFTIDGQMIHHYMGTSTFSNYTVLPEIAVAKIREDAPFDKVCYIGCGVTTGVGAVINTAKVEPGANVVVFGLGGIGLNVIQGARMVGANMIVGVDINPSKRALAEKFGMTHFVNPQEVEGDLVAYLVDLTKGGADYSFECIGNVKVMRQALECCHKGWGVSVVIGVAGAGEEISTRPFQLVTGRVWKGSAFGGARGRTDVPKIVDWYMDGKINIDDLITHVMPIEKINDALDLMHRGESIRSVVTF
- a CDS encoding valine--pyruvate transaminase, yielding MNPALTKIGAQMSNLTGVRAIMKDIIETLKASAGQELINLSAGNPLILPEVEQLWRDYTAELLASSEYGEVVCRYGSSQGYAPLIEAIAKDFNQRYGLNLTERNILITPGSQSLYFYAANAFGGYTSNGELKQIVLPLSPDYTGYGGVCLFPEALLAYKPTLDIDASNHKFKYRPDFSQLSVTDNTGCIIFSRPCNPTGNVMTEDEVKKIAALAASYDVPVLIDSAYAPPFPALNFTDMQPVFGNNIIHCMSLSKAGLPGERIGIAIGDEQWIQVLECFQTNLCIHPSRYGQAIASRAINSGSLAQIAETVIRPFYQEKFTVLEDTLNAAMPKDLPWFLHRGEGAIFAWLWLKDLPITDWEFYQELKKVGVIVVPGSTFFPGLKEEWQHKHQCLRISLTGSNEEITLGMQRLAKAAEQVYQSAVMSA
- the rimM gene encoding ribosome maturation factor RimM (Essential for efficient processing of 16S rRNA) → MNSEELKEGKGSRKARGKAKTKKPQSPIPNPQSPIPNLDDWIEIGKIVAPQGLSGELRVYPNTDFPERFEEPGQRWLLYPGKTEPQPIELLTGRYIEGKNLYVITLAGVDNRNQAEELRDCRLFVPVSDRPQLGEDEYHVIDLIGLEVFLQTSGELVGTVVDVMAAGHDLLEVKLPELPASKQKQKTVLIPFVKEIVPVVDLPAHRIEINPPAGLLELATGS
- a CDS encoding AbrB/MazE/SpoVT family DNA-binding domain-containing protein — translated: MQVQKVRKVGNSLGITLPKETLQKLRVKEGDSLFITETPGGVYITAHDPEFEKAMEAYRKVSTKYRNALRELAK
- a CDS encoding type II toxin-antitoxin system death-on-curing family toxin → MSWQSNIFWLNEKIILAIHDDQLAVHGGRSGIRDYNLLLASLDRPKNLLAYGEPTPNIFDLAAAYAFGFTNNHAFIDGNKRVGFVAAATFLELNGYSFDVPEVEVVFTFERLADKKETQESIGIWFKNNSIENSTE